The following are from one region of the Cloacibacterium sp. TD35 genome:
- a CDS encoding helix-turn-helix transcriptional regulator, whose amino-acid sequence MKNNIKVQRAILNITQEELAKRIGVSRQTVNALEAGKYVPSTVLALKISKYFKKNVEEIFQLEDND is encoded by the coding sequence ATGAAAAATAACATAAAAGTTCAAAGAGCAATTTTAAATATAACGCAAGAAGAATTAGCAAAAAGAATTGGGGTTTCTAGACAAACTGTTAACGCTTTAGAAGCAGGAAAGTATGTTCCATCTACTGTTTTAGCTTTGAAAATTTCAAAATATTTTAAAAAGAATGTTGAAGAAATTTTCCAACTTGAAGATAATGATTGA
- a CDS encoding ribonucleoside-diphosphate reductase subunit alpha, which produces MEEKLDIWWLNEESEQMLNRGYLLKGETVEGAIDRITTAAAKRLYKPELIPAFKEMITKGWISFSSPVWANMGTQRGLPISCFNVHVPDHIEGITHKLGEVIMQTKIGGGTSGYFGELRHRGTAVTDNGKSSGAVSFMKLFDTAMDVVSQGGVRRGAFAAYLDIDHGDIEEFLNIKEIGSPIQNLFMGVCVPDYWMQDMIDGDMEKRKVWAKVLESRQKKGLPYIFFTDNVNRNKPQVYKDSGAVINASNLCSEIMLPSTADESFICCLSSMNLELYDEWKDTNAVKLAIYFLDAVLSEFIEKTEGNYYLSSARKFALRHRALGLGVLGYHSYLQKNMIPFESMEAKMFNARAFKQIQEQSIQASKELANIYGEPEMLKGYGMRNTTTMAIAPTTSSSAILGQTSPGIEPFASNYYKAGLAKGNFMRKNKYLAKLLEEKGLDNEDVWREIMLNHGSVQHMTQLTQTEKDVFKTFKEISPMEIITQAGQRQQYIDQAQSLNLNIPASLAIKDVNNLMIEAWKLGVKTLYYQRSQSVSKELMVNFVTCSSCEA; this is translated from the coding sequence ATGGAAGAAAAATTAGATATTTGGTGGCTTAATGAAGAGTCGGAACAGATGCTGAACAGAGGGTATCTTCTAAAAGGAGAAACCGTAGAAGGAGCTATTGACAGAATTACTACAGCGGCAGCAAAACGCTTGTACAAACCAGAACTCATTCCTGCGTTTAAGGAAATGATTACCAAAGGTTGGATTTCTTTTTCGTCTCCAGTTTGGGCAAACATGGGAACTCAAAGAGGTTTGCCTATTTCTTGTTTTAATGTTCACGTTCCAGACCATATCGAAGGCATTACCCATAAATTAGGAGAAGTAATTATGCAAACCAAAATCGGAGGAGGAACTTCTGGTTATTTTGGTGAACTGCGTCATAGAGGAACAGCCGTGACCGATAATGGTAAATCTTCAGGAGCGGTTTCTTTCATGAAATTATTTGATACTGCGATGGATGTGGTTTCTCAAGGAGGCGTAAGAAGAGGAGCTTTTGCTGCATATTTAGATATTGACCACGGAGATATTGAAGAATTCTTAAACATCAAAGAAATTGGTAGCCCCATTCAGAACTTGTTTATGGGAGTTTGCGTTCCAGATTATTGGATGCAAGATATGATTGATGGAGACATGGAGAAACGTAAAGTTTGGGCAAAAGTGTTAGAATCTCGTCAGAAAAAAGGACTTCCTTATATTTTCTTTACGGATAATGTCAACCGTAATAAACCTCAAGTTTACAAAGATTCTGGAGCAGTAATCAATGCGAGTAACTTGTGTTCAGAAATCATGTTGCCTTCTACAGCAGACGAAAGTTTTATTTGCTGTCTTTCTTCCATGAACTTAGAATTGTATGACGAATGGAAAGATACCAATGCAGTGAAATTAGCCATCTATTTCTTGGATGCAGTATTGTCAGAATTTATAGAAAAAACCGAAGGAAACTATTACCTGTCTTCTGCGCGTAAATTTGCTTTGAGACATAGAGCATTAGGTTTGGGCGTTCTAGGATACCACTCTTATTTGCAAAAAAACATGATTCCTTTTGAAAGCATGGAAGCGAAAATGTTCAACGCTAGAGCGTTCAAACAAATTCAAGAGCAATCTATTCAAGCATCAAAAGAATTGGCGAATATTTATGGCGAACCAGAAATGTTGAAAGGCTACGGAATGCGCAATACTACTACGATGGCAATCGCACCTACCACTTCTTCATCAGCAATTTTAGGGCAAACTTCCCCAGGAATTGAACCTTTTGCATCGAATTACTACAAAGCAGGTTTGGCAAAAGGAAATTTCATGAGAAAGAACAAATATTTAGCAAAATTGCTAGAAGAAAAAGGCTTAGACAATGAAGATGTTTGGAGAGAAATCATGTTGAATCACGGTTCTGTACAACACATGACACAGTTAACCCAAACAGAAAAAGACGTGTTCAAAACCTTTAAGGAAATTTCCCCAATGGAAATCATTACACAAGCAGGACAACGCCAACAGTACATCGACCAAGCGCAATCATTGAACCTGAATATCCCAGCTTCATTGGCGATTAAAGATGTCAACAATCTAATGATTGAAGCTTGGAAACTAGGGGTAAAAACCTTATACTACCAGCGTTCACAATCTGTTTCTAAAGAACTGATGGTGAATTTTGTTACTTGTAGTTCTTGCGAAGCGTAA
- a CDS encoding ribonucleotide-diphosphate reductase subunit beta, which translates to MGIFDKRISYKPFEYPEVLQFVDAINKSFWVHSEIDFTADVQDFHSNLQPYEQNAVKHALLAIAQIEVSVKTFWGNLYNHMPKPELNGLGATFAECEFRHSEAYSRLLEVLGYNDEFNNVIEIPAIRERIDYLNTVLANAKSTNHKEYVSSLLLFSILIENVSLFSQFATILSFTRFKGYMKNVSNIIAWTSVDEQIHANAGIYLINKIREEQPELLTDADIEDIYGLVDRSVELEAKILDWIFEAGELDMFSKEDLLNFMKYRVDDSLKKIGMKTRYNVTPEQYRPMTWFEEEVFANSLDDFFAKRPVDYTKHDKSITANDLF; encoded by the coding sequence ATGGGAATTTTTGACAAACGTATCAGTTATAAACCTTTTGAATATCCAGAAGTACTACAATTTGTTGATGCTATTAATAAATCTTTTTGGGTACACTCAGAAATAGATTTTACAGCAGATGTACAAGATTTCCATTCTAATCTTCAGCCGTACGAACAAAATGCTGTAAAGCATGCCCTTTTAGCTATTGCACAAATTGAAGTTTCTGTAAAAACCTTCTGGGGAAATCTGTACAACCACATGCCGAAACCAGAATTGAATGGTTTAGGTGCTACTTTTGCAGAATGTGAATTCCGTCACAGTGAGGCTTATTCTAGATTGTTGGAAGTGTTAGGATATAATGATGAATTCAATAATGTGATAGAAATACCTGCCATCAGAGAGAGAATAGATTATTTGAATACGGTTTTAGCCAATGCGAAATCTACCAATCATAAAGAGTACGTTTCTTCACTGTTATTATTCTCTATTTTAATAGAAAACGTTTCTTTGTTCAGTCAGTTTGCGACCATTTTATCTTTTACAAGATTCAAAGGTTACATGAAAAATGTATCAAACATCATCGCATGGACTTCTGTAGATGAGCAAATTCACGCCAATGCTGGAATCTATTTAATTAATAAAATCCGCGAAGAACAACCAGAATTATTGACAGATGCAGATATCGAAGATATTTATGGTTTAGTAGACCGTTCTGTAGAACTGGAAGCGAAAATTCTAGATTGGATTTTTGAAGCAGGAGAGCTAGATATGTTCTCAAAAGAAGACTTGCTCAACTTTATGAAATACAGAGTAGATGATTCTTTGAAAAAAATTGGTATGAAAACTCGTTACAACGTAACACCTGAACAATACAGACCGATGACGTGGTTCGAAGAAGAAGTTTTCGCCAATTCATTAGATGACTTTTTTGCCAAAAGACCAGTAGATTACACTAAGCACGATAAGAGCATCACTGCTAACGATTTGTTCTAA
- a CDS encoding ABC transporter ATP-binding protein: MLVIKDLHKSYDIGHNKLHVLKGINLEIGEGEFVSIMGSSGSGKSTLLNIIGILDEKDSGTYELDGIPIEHLTETKAAEYRSKFLGFVFQSFNLIGYKTALENVALPLYYQNVPRKERNQRAMEYLEKVGLTQWANHLPNELSGGQKQRVAIARALITNPKVILADEPTGALDSQTTHDIMKLLQDINNEGKTIIVVTHEPDVAAQTKRNVHLKDGIIETDEYIQQVVL, translated from the coding sequence ATGCTAGTCATCAAGGATTTACATAAGTCTTACGATATCGGTCATAATAAGTTGCACGTATTGAAAGGAATTAACCTAGAAATCGGCGAAGGAGAATTCGTTTCGATTATGGGAAGTTCTGGCTCTGGAAAATCTACTTTACTCAATATCATTGGTATTTTAGATGAAAAAGACAGCGGAACTTATGAGCTAGATGGTATTCCTATTGAACATCTCACCGAAACTAAAGCGGCAGAATACAGAAGTAAATTCTTAGGATTTGTTTTTCAATCGTTTAATTTAATTGGTTATAAAACTGCATTAGAAAATGTAGCACTCCCGCTGTATTATCAAAATGTACCTAGAAAAGAGCGAAACCAACGCGCGATGGAATATTTAGAAAAAGTAGGTTTAACGCAATGGGCGAATCACTTGCCTAATGAACTTTCGGGGGGACAAAAACAGCGTGTAGCTATTGCAAGAGCTTTAATTACCAATCCTAAAGTGATTTTGGCAGATGAGCCAACAGGAGCACTCGATTCTCAGACCACTCATGATATTATGAAACTTCTTCAAGATATTAATAACGAAGGAAAAACCATCATCGTAGTTACCCACGAACCAGATGTAGCGGCTCAAACCAAGAGAAATGTACATTTGAAAGACGGTATCATTGAAACGGATGAGTATATACAGCAGGTGGTTTTGTAA
- a CDS encoding ABC transporter permease, translating to MFDIDRWQEIFSSIRSNVLRTVLSGFTVALGLYIFIVLFGIGKGLQNAFQEGFTRDAQNLISIFTGKTTIAYEGLQADRQVTLNNSDYNAIVDAHPEKVQYSTPRYSTNLNVKYGKESGFYQISGANDEEVKIENRQLLNGRFISPKDIDEKQNVAVIGRMVQRDLIKNGDPVGKELEINGSVFKVIGVFADDGGDWDERMISIPISTLQQMKKGSDTVNRVFIAYDENLKPEQAIAYSDQLKKELKARKKVSPDDENAVIVRNRAESLKDSFQFLFVITMIVGFIGMGTLLAGIIGISNIMVYIVKERTQEIGVRKAIGAKPRSIITLIIQESIVITVISGLIGVALGVLTLKLIGNSLEEYFIKDPSVGWLLITVAFISLVMSGLLAGFVPAYRASKIKPIEALRAE from the coding sequence ATGTTTGATATAGACCGTTGGCAAGAAATTTTCAGTTCTATTCGCAGTAATGTATTGCGAACAGTGCTCTCTGGATTTACCGTAGCGCTGGGTTTATATATTTTTATTGTTCTCTTCGGTATTGGAAAAGGATTGCAAAATGCCTTCCAAGAAGGATTTACCAGAGATGCACAGAATCTTATTTCCATTTTTACTGGAAAAACCACCATTGCTTATGAAGGCTTACAAGCTGACAGACAAGTAACCCTCAATAATAGTGACTATAATGCTATTGTAGATGCGCATCCTGAAAAAGTGCAGTATTCTACTCCACGATATTCTACCAATCTTAATGTAAAATATGGAAAAGAAAGTGGTTTCTACCAAATCAGCGGAGCCAATGATGAAGAGGTAAAAATAGAGAACCGACAATTACTCAACGGAAGATTTATCTCTCCAAAAGATATTGACGAAAAACAAAATGTAGCAGTTATCGGTAGAATGGTGCAGCGTGACCTCATCAAAAATGGTGATCCCGTAGGTAAAGAACTCGAGATTAACGGTAGTGTTTTCAAAGTTATTGGGGTTTTTGCTGATGATGGCGGCGACTGGGACGAACGTATGATTTCTATTCCTATTTCTACGCTTCAGCAGATGAAAAAAGGTTCTGATACAGTAAACAGAGTATTCATTGCTTATGATGAAAACCTAAAACCAGAACAAGCCATCGCTTATAGTGACCAGTTGAAAAAAGAATTAAAGGCCAGAAAAAAAGTTTCTCCAGATGATGAAAATGCGGTAATCGTAAGAAACCGAGCAGAAAGTCTGAAAGACTCCTTCCAGTTTTTATTTGTAATTACCATGATTGTGGGATTCATTGGAATGGGAACTTTATTGGCAGGAATCATTGGTATTAGTAATATCATGGTGTATATCGTGAAAGAAAGAACTCAGGAAATTGGAGTAAGAAAAGCCATCGGTGCTAAACCGAGAAGCATTATCACTTTAATTATTCAAGAAAGTATTGTCATCACCGTAATTTCTGGATTGATAGGCGTTGCATTAGGCGTTTTGACCTTGAAATTAATTGGCAATAGTTTAGAAGAATATTTCATCAAAGACCCAAGTGTTGGTTGGCTATTGATTACCGTAGCATTTATCAGTTTGGTGATGTCTGGATTGCTTGCTGGATTTGTCCCTGCATACAGAGCGAGTAAAATAAAACCGATAGAAGCACTGAGAGCAGAGTAA
- a CDS encoding ABC transporter permease: MNIIFKKDTWQEIYYSLKNNKLRTFLTMIGVGWGMFLFVSLLGAAKGMENGFDKLFSGFATNSIFMWAQNTTIPYNGFPKGRQLSLHLPDMDLLEKKIPQIDYISPQNSRGNFGNPGEQMNRNGKSTTYTLTGDYPAGNKISEKKLIFGRYLNDADVTASKNVVVIGEEIYKNFFDAKKNENPIGKSINIKGIFFNVIGVYKVAKAGGPMDNDTTAYIPLSTYTKMYNDGDKVGFFAIVSKPEANLETVEEQAKLELKKKNNVSPEDTNAFGSFNLGKMFGKMYGFLTGMQLLTIIVGALTILAGVIAISNILLITVKERTKEIGIRRALGAKPSEVRNQILLESVVITLTSGLLGFIFGIFLLMIINAMTQNQDAFPFYNPTVNYSHVFAAMAVMTILGLLIGMIPAQRAVKIRPIEALRSE, translated from the coding sequence ATGAACATCATATTCAAAAAAGATACGTGGCAAGAAATTTATTATTCACTTAAAAATAATAAACTTCGTACTTTCCTCACCATGATTGGTGTAGGTTGGGGTATGTTTTTGTTTGTTAGTTTATTAGGTGCTGCAAAGGGTATGGAAAACGGTTTTGATAAATTATTTTCTGGATTTGCTACCAATTCTATTTTTATGTGGGCACAGAATACCACCATTCCTTATAACGGTTTCCCAAAAGGCAGACAACTGAGTTTGCACCTTCCAGATATGGATTTATTGGAAAAGAAAATCCCACAAATTGATTACATTTCACCTCAAAATTCCAGAGGAAATTTTGGAAATCCTGGTGAACAAATGAACCGCAACGGAAAATCTACCACGTATACGCTTACTGGGGATTACCCAGCAGGAAATAAAATTTCTGAAAAGAAATTAATCTTTGGAAGATATCTAAATGATGCAGATGTTACTGCCAGCAAAAACGTAGTAGTCATCGGCGAAGAAATTTATAAAAACTTCTTTGATGCCAAGAAAAATGAAAACCCTATTGGGAAATCGATCAATATCAAAGGAATTTTCTTTAACGTCATCGGCGTTTATAAGGTAGCCAAAGCAGGTGGCCCTATGGATAATGACACTACTGCATACATCCCACTTTCTACCTATACTAAAATGTATAATGATGGAGACAAAGTAGGCTTTTTTGCAATAGTGAGTAAACCAGAAGCCAATCTAGAAACCGTAGAAGAGCAAGCTAAACTAGAACTTAAAAAGAAAAACAACGTTTCTCCTGAAGACACCAACGCTTTTGGAAGTTTCAATTTGGGGAAGATGTTCGGGAAAATGTATGGGTTTTTAACAGGAATGCAATTGCTTACCATTATTGTAGGGGCGCTTACCATTTTGGCGGGTGTGATTGCGATTTCTAACATTTTATTGATTACCGTAAAAGAAAGAACCAAAGAAATAGGCATCAGAAGAGCTCTAGGAGCTAAGCCATCTGAAGTTAGAAATCAGATTTTGCTAGAAAGTGTGGTAATTACCTTGACTTCGGGACTATTAGGATTTATTTTTGGAATTTTCCTTTTGATGATCATCAATGCAATGACCCAGAATCAAGATGCCTTCCCATTTTATAATCCTACGGTTAATTATTCACACGTTTTTGCGGCTATGGCTGTAATGACGATTTTAGGACTTCTCATCGGGATGATTCCTGCACAACGAGCAGTGAAAATTAGACCTATAGAAGCGTTGCGTTCTGAATAA
- a CDS encoding efflux RND transporter periplasmic adaptor subunit: protein MKNLTFKKVVYILLGLLFAAGLLMGISYLIKSNSKESEAFLTRKPFVQNLDDKVMATGKIVPREEVEIKPNMSGIIDKILVKEGDHVTAGELIATLKIVPSVPQVNAAQQEVQNANLQINNAKINLANQQQQFAMQQRLYNQGVISKQEFLTAQQQLQSMQNQLKNTQQQLQTAQKNLQIARTGVAEGLQSLATTQIRSKATGTVLEVPVKIGYQVIEANQFNAGTTICSVADLNSLIFEGKIDEAQAGKIKEGMNMNIVIGALQNKTFPGKVTMIAPKGKDENGTIKFPIEGDVFNPTNEYIRAGFSANGEIVLSSQKNALLLDESLIQYEKQNGKDVPFVEVKQKDGKFKKTFIKLGASDGINVQILSGITENSEVKVWNPSDKDKEELKEKKK, encoded by the coding sequence ATGAAAAACTTAACCTTCAAAAAAGTAGTTTATATTCTCTTAGGTTTGCTTTTTGCAGCCGGACTTCTGATGGGAATAAGTTACCTGATTAAATCTAATTCTAAAGAAAGCGAAGCCTTTTTGACCAGAAAACCCTTCGTACAAAATTTAGATGATAAAGTAATGGCTACTGGTAAAATAGTTCCTAGAGAAGAAGTGGAAATCAAACCGAATATGTCTGGGATTATAGACAAAATCTTGGTAAAAGAAGGCGACCATGTAACTGCGGGAGAACTTATTGCTACCCTTAAAATTGTGCCAAGTGTTCCTCAGGTAAACGCGGCTCAACAAGAAGTGCAAAATGCTAATCTTCAAATTAACAATGCTAAAATTAATTTGGCTAACCAGCAACAGCAGTTTGCTATGCAACAGCGTTTGTACAATCAAGGCGTGATTTCTAAACAAGAATTTCTTACCGCTCAACAGCAACTGCAATCCATGCAAAATCAGTTGAAAAACACTCAACAGCAATTGCAAACCGCTCAGAAAAATTTACAAATCGCCAGAACTGGTGTTGCAGAAGGTTTACAAAGTCTTGCCACTACACAAATCCGTTCTAAAGCAACTGGAACTGTGCTAGAAGTTCCTGTAAAAATAGGATACCAAGTAATTGAAGCCAACCAGTTTAACGCTGGAACCACTATCTGTAGTGTAGCAGACCTTAACTCTCTTATTTTTGAAGGGAAAATAGATGAAGCGCAAGCTGGAAAAATCAAAGAAGGTATGAATATGAACATCGTGATTGGTGCTTTACAAAATAAAACATTCCCTGGAAAAGTAACCATGATTGCTCCAAAAGGAAAAGATGAAAACGGAACCATCAAATTCCCAATAGAAGGAGATGTTTTTAACCCTACCAATGAATACATCAGAGCTGGTTTTTCTGCCAATGGCGAAATCGTTCTCAGTTCACAGAAAAACGCTTTACTTCTAGACGAAAGTCTTATTCAATACGAAAAACAAAATGGCAAAGATGTTCCTTTTGTAGAAGTAAAACAGAAAGACGGAAAATTCAAAAAGACCTTTATAAAACTTGGTGCATCTGATGGAATTAATGTACAAATTCTTTCTGGAATCACTGAAAATTCTGAAGTAAAAGTTTGGAACCCATCTGATAAAGATAAAGAAGAACTCAAAGAAAAGAAAAAATAA
- a CDS encoding HD domain-containing protein, with product MKNHITLTINSVKEKLEGAEAGHDWFHIERVWKLSKKIAEKEGGNLEVIELSALLHDIADPKFHNGDETLALKISKNFLEEIHVDAELIEQVLFVIKNISFKNRAEAPENPSLELQIVQDADRLDAIGAIGIARTFNFGGFKNNLMYHPEIKPNIGMNKEEYKKSNGTTINHFYEKLLLLKDLMNTETAKKIASERHDFMLQFLDEFYKEWNVEF from the coding sequence ATGAAAAATCACATTACGCTTACCATAAATTCTGTTAAAGAAAAACTAGAAGGCGCAGAAGCGGGACACGATTGGTTTCATATAGAACGCGTGTGGAAACTCTCTAAAAAAATTGCCGAAAAAGAAGGTGGAAATCTAGAAGTAATAGAACTTTCTGCTTTGTTGCATGATATTGCAGATCCTAAATTTCATAATGGTGATGAAACTTTAGCACTTAAAATTTCTAAAAACTTTCTAGAAGAAATTCATGTAGATGCTGAATTAATAGAGCAAGTGTTGTTCGTCATTAAAAATATTTCCTTTAAAAATAGAGCAGAAGCTCCAGAAAATCCTTCTTTAGAATTGCAAATTGTGCAAGATGCAGACCGTCTAGATGCCATTGGAGCAATTGGGATTGCCCGAACGTTCAACTTTGGGGGATTTAAGAATAATTTGATGTATCATCCGGAAATCAAGCCGAATATAGGCATGAACAAAGAAGAGTACAAAAAATCAAATGGAACAACTATTAATCATTTTTATGAAAAATTGTTGTTGCTCAAGGATTTAATGAACACTGAAACGGCAAAAAAAATCGCATCAGAAAGACATGATTTTATGCTGCAATTTCTAGATGAATTTTATAAAGAATGGAATGTGGAATTTTAG